A part of Arachis hypogaea cultivar Tifrunner chromosome 12, arahy.Tifrunner.gnm2.J5K5, whole genome shotgun sequence genomic DNA contains:
- the LOC112730213 gene encoding uncharacterized protein produces MFTGQRIKNIAASRNINMVTSTPYYAQANWQVEAANKILISLIKKHIGNKPRTWHEILSQVLWAYRNSPRGSTNTSPYKLVYGHDVVLPLEINLNTLRVSKQNDLPVDDYWNAIFDELNELDSERILALESMIRQKESVARSYNRRIRENYFSIGELVLKVIFPMEKKLKFLGKWSHTWEGPFQVIGLYSENAYRIKDIKSGNMIDSINEKYLKQYFCLPI; encoded by the coding sequence ATGTTTACTGGTCAGCGAATTAAGAATATTGCAGCCTCGAGAAATATcaatatggttacctcaactCCTTATTATGCGCAAGCTAATTGGCAAGTAGAGGcagcaaataaaattttgataagtCTGATCAAGAAGCATATCGGGAATAAACCTCGAACATGGCATGAAATTTTAAGCCAAGTATTATGGGCTTATCGAAATTCACCAAGGGGATCAACAAATACTTCACCTTATAAATTAGTTTATGGCCATGATGTAGTGCTACCACTAGAGATTAATTTGAATACTTTAAGAGTATCGAAACAGAATGATTTGCCAGTCGATGATTACTGGAATGCAATATTTGATGAGTTGAATGAATTGGATTCGGAGCGAATCCTGGCACTTGAGAGTATGATTCGACAAAAAGAGAGTGTTGCTCGAAGTTATAATCGTCGAATAAGAGAAAATTATTTCAGTATAGGTGAATtggttttaaaagttatttttcccatggaaaagaaattgaaattcCTTGGTAAATGGTCCCATACTTGGGAAGGTCCATTCCAAGTGATAGGATTGTATTCGGAAAATGCATATCGAATTAAAGATATCAAATCGGGAAATATGATTGATTCGATTAATGAAAAATACTTAAAGCAATATTTTTGTTTGCCGATTTGA
- the LOC112727660 gene encoding cytochrome P450 72A68, giving the protein MEATWAMITGARIALTVAVVYWAWKVVNWLWLRPMRLERLLREQGLNGNSYRPFVGDILEMVKMGTEATSKPMNQLSDDIVPRIFSFFCYTINKHGKNSFTWFGPTPRVIVTDPQLVKDVLNNNHDFPKPNVNPLIGILVTGLVNLEGEKWNKHRRIINPAFNVEKLKSMLPTFFKICNDMIDKWDEKLVSEGGSCEMDVWPSLQNLTSEIISQTSFGNLEEGRRISELQKEQIQLISKVILKVSIPGWRFLPTSTKRRIVQIDREIEALLIDMITKREKALEAGEATKNDLLGILLESNHKEIQEHGNNKDVGMTLKDVIEESKVFYVAGQETTSNLLVWTIVLLSRFPDWQARARDEVTEFFGNLKPDFDGLSHLKIVTMILYEVLRLYPPATVVVRKVHKDTKLGNLTLPGGVQISIPSLMIHHDSNLWGDDANEFKPDRFSEGVLKATKGQVSFLPFGWGPRICIGQNFALLEAKMALALILQRFSFELSPAYTHAPITSQTLRPQYGAQIVLHRL; this is encoded by the exons ATGGAAGCAACATGGGCCATGATCACAGGTGCAAGAATAGCACTGACAGTTGCTGTGGTGTATTGGGCATGGAAGGTGGTGAACTGGTTATGGCTGAGGCCAATGAGGCTTGAGAGGTTGCTAAGAGAGCAAGGGCTCAATGGTAATTCATACAGGCCCTTTGTTGGGGATATTTTGGAAATGGTGAAGATGGGAACAGAAGCCACTTCCAAACCCATGAACCAACTCTCAGATGATATTGTTCCTcgtatcttttccttcttctgttACACCATCAACAAACACG GCAAGAACTCGTTTACTTGGTTTGGACCAACACCAAGGGTTATCGTCACGGATCCTCAGCTTGTCAAAGATGTATTGAATAACAACCATGACTTCCCAAAACCTAATGTAAATCCACTTATTGGGATTCTAGTTACTGGTCTTGTTAACCTTGAGGGTGAGAAGTGGAACAAGCACAGAAGGATTATCAACCCTGCATTCAATGTAGAAAAATTGAAG AGTATGTTACCAACATTCTTCAAAATTTGCAATGACATGATCGACAAATGGGATGAGAAGTTGGTGTCAGAAGGAGGATCATGCGAAATGGATGTATGGCCTTCTCTTCAGAATTTGACTAGTGAAATTATTTCTCAAACATCATTTGGAAATcttgaagaaggaagaagaatatCGGAACTTCAGAAGGAGCAAATTCAACTTATATCGAAAGTTATACTAAAAGTTAGCATTCCGGGTTGGAG GTTTCTTCCAACAAGTACAAAAAGGAGGATTGTGCAAATTGATAGGGAGATTGAAGCATTGCTTATTGATATGATTACTAAAAGAGAGAAAGCATTGGAGGCAGGTGAAGCTACCAAGAACGATTTACTGGGAATACTTTTGGAGTCAAATCACAAGGAAATTCAAGAACATGGAAACAACAAGGATGTTGGAATGACattaaaagatgtgattgaagaaTCCAAGGTATTCTACGTAGCAGGGCAAGAGACCACTTCCAATTTGCTTGTTTGGACTATCGTGTTACTGAGTCGGTTCCCTGATTGGCAAGCTCGGGCTAGAGACGAAGTCACAGAATTCTTTGGCAACCTAAAACCAGACTTTGATGGTCTAAGTCACCTTAAGATT GTTACAATGATTTTATATGAGGTTCTTCGGTTATACCCTCCGGCAACTGTAGTTGTTCGAAAGGTTCACAAGGATACGAAACTTGGAAATTTAACTTTACCAGGAGGAGTTCAAATTTCCATACCAAGTCTTATGATTCACCATGACTCTAATCTATGGGGAGATGACGCGAACGAGTTCAAACCGGACAGGTTTTCTGAAGGAGTTTTAAAGGCAACAAAAGGTCAAGTTTCATTCCTTCCGTTCGGATGGGGTCCTAGAATATGCATTGGGCAAAACTTTGCGTTATTGGAGGCAAAGATGGCTTTGGCACTTATTCTGCAGCGTTTCTCTTTCGAACTTTCTCCAGCCTATACTCATGCTCCAATCACCTCACAAACTCTTAGGCCACAATATGGTGCTCAAATCGTGCTACATAGATTATAA